A window from Kovacikia minuta CCNUW1 encodes these proteins:
- a CDS encoding Uma2 family endonuclease — protein MNSPKIVDRTALLLKKPCQWQPATWEDYVALRDEETVERMRLFFSEGWLWFEMGNEGMNHSRTSDLFIMLILCWKQRYPDQKIRTFSRCQLEKVGKKACAPDLVIYLGDDFPYWEPGQRRFINLDQVRVPDLVGEVSDTTLATDLDEKKRIYADLQIPEYWVLDARGRQVLAFQLQENGTYQGCKTSNALQGLSHRVG, from the coding sequence TGACAGAACCGCACTTCTGCTGAAAAAGCCCTGTCAGTGGCAACCTGCCACCTGGGAGGATTACGTTGCGCTGCGGGATGAGGAAACCGTTGAGCGGATGCGGCTATTTTTTAGCGAAGGATGGCTCTGGTTTGAAATGGGCAACGAAGGAATGAATCACTCTCGCACCAGCGACTTGTTCATTATGTTGATTCTGTGCTGGAAGCAACGCTATCCAGACCAAAAAATCAGAACGTTTAGTCGCTGCCAGCTTGAAAAGGTTGGCAAGAAAGCCTGTGCGCCTGACCTGGTGATTTATCTTGGGGATGATTTTCCCTACTGGGAACCGGGTCAGCGACGGTTTATCAACCTGGACCAAGTAAGAGTTCCAGATCTGGTGGGCGAAGTTTCTGATACCACGCTGGCGACGGATCTGGATGAGAAGAAACGCATCTACGCCGATTTACAAATTCCGGAATATTGGGTGCTGGATGCTAGAGGACGACAGGTTTTGGCGTTTCAACTCCAGGAGAATGGCACCTATCAGGGGTGTAAAACCTCTAATGCTCTCCAGGGTTTGTCGCATCGCGTTGGTTGA
- a CDS encoding Hsp70 family protein, whose product MTPATYHLPPTTCHLPFMGIAIDFGTSNTVIARWNRATQQPETLALPGVSYKTGQNPPLIPSLVYVEDAGQEQVIVGQGVRDRALDLGSDPRFFRNIKRGIGSPVQGFLPELDGQIVSFERVGQWFLTQIIQQLKTIEPEAGQSLVFTVPVDSFEAYRHWLGRVCESLQVEQVRMIDEPTAAALGYGLADQKTLLVVDFGGGTLDLSLVRLDSSSQPQTKPLGFILKWGQKSFAEQSGQKPKIARVLAKAGQSLGGSDIDNWLVDYFASTQGLAVTPLTTRLAERLKIQLSLQTQAQEVYFNDETFESYELQLSRTQFEDILQQHQFFGRLDDCMSQILQQAQRQGLSVGDIDAVLLVGGTVQIPAVQIWAQQYFEPGKIRCEKPFEAIAQGALQLSQGVELKDFLYHSYGIRYWDRRNNCHNWHPLIKAGQPYPMSNPVELVLGASVDNQPSIELIIGELGTDAEQTEVYFDGDRLVTRRIGGSQTQVQPLNDREGARNIAKLDPPGHPGSDRIKILFRVDEQRFLRITVEDLLALRTLVDDQVVVQLS is encoded by the coding sequence TTGACTCCTGCCACCTATCACCTACCACCTACCACCTGCCACCTGCCATTCATGGGAATCGCGATCGACTTCGGAACCAGTAATACTGTTATTGCTCGCTGGAATCGAGCCACACAGCAACCAGAAACCCTGGCTCTACCAGGAGTCAGTTACAAAACAGGGCAAAACCCGCCCCTGATTCCCAGCCTGGTCTATGTGGAAGATGCGGGTCAAGAACAGGTAATTGTGGGTCAGGGAGTGCGCGATCGTGCCCTCGACCTGGGTAGCGATCCTCGCTTCTTCCGCAACATCAAGCGGGGAATTGGTTCCCCAGTGCAGGGATTTTTACCTGAACTGGATGGGCAGATTGTTAGCTTTGAGCGGGTAGGGCAATGGTTTCTGACCCAAATTATCCAGCAATTGAAAACGATCGAACCGGAGGCAGGGCAATCCCTCGTCTTCACCGTGCCGGTAGACAGCTTTGAAGCATACCGTCACTGGTTAGGACGGGTCTGTGAATCTCTCCAGGTCGAGCAGGTGCGGATGATAGATGAACCCACTGCTGCGGCTTTAGGCTACGGGCTGGCAGACCAGAAGACACTTCTCGTTGTGGACTTTGGGGGGGGGACGCTGGATCTTTCCCTGGTGCGGCTAGACAGCAGCAGTCAACCCCAGACCAAGCCGCTTGGCTTTATTCTCAAATGGGGTCAAAAATCCTTTGCGGAGCAGTCGGGGCAAAAGCCAAAGATTGCGCGGGTGCTGGCAAAGGCAGGACAAAGCCTGGGCGGTTCGGACATCGATAACTGGCTGGTGGATTATTTTGCTTCTACCCAGGGATTAGCTGTAACCCCCCTGACCACACGGTTAGCAGAACGGCTCAAGATCCAGCTATCCCTCCAAACCCAGGCGCAGGAGGTTTATTTCAATGACGAAACGTTTGAGAGCTATGAGCTGCAATTGAGCCGTACCCAGTTTGAGGACATTCTTCAGCAACATCAGTTTTTTGGACGGCTGGATGACTGTATGTCCCAGATACTGCAACAGGCGCAGCGGCAAGGGCTGAGTGTGGGAGATATTGATGCGGTGTTGCTGGTGGGAGGAACGGTACAAATTCCAGCGGTACAGATATGGGCACAGCAGTATTTTGAACCGGGCAAAATCCGGTGTGAAAAACCATTTGAGGCGATCGCTCAGGGTGCCCTCCAACTCAGCCAGGGGGTTGAGCTGAAAGATTTTCTCTACCACAGCTACGGCATTCGCTATTGGGATCGCCGAAATAACTGCCACAACTGGCATCCGTTAATTAAGGCAGGGCAACCCTATCCCATGAGCAATCCTGTGGAACTGGTTTTGGGAGCTTCCGTAGATAACCAGCCGAGTATTGAGTTAATCATCGGAGAATTGGGCACAGACGCCGAACAAACTGAGGTTTACTTCGATGGCGATCGCCTCGTCACTCGTCGCATTGGCGGGAGTCAGACGCAGGTTCAGCCCCTCAACGATCGGGAGGGTGCTCGTAATATCGCCAAACTTGATCCCCCCGGACATCCGGGCAGCGATCGGATCAAAATCCTGTTCCGTGTTGATGAACAACGCTTTCTCCGAATCACCGTGGAAGACCTGCTGGCACTGCGCACACTCGTGGATGATCAGGTTGTGGTTCAACTGAGTTGA
- the btpA gene encoding photosystem I biogenesis protein BtpA — protein MDLNQIFKTPNPIIGVVHLLPLPTSPCWGGSLKAVIDRAEQEATALASGGVDGIIVENFFDAPFPKDQVDPAVVSAMSLIVTRLMNMVTLPIGINVLRNDARSALAIATCTQAQFIRVNVLTGVMATDQGLIEGQAHELMRYRRELGSDVKIFADVLVKHARPLSSPNLTIAVQDTIERGLADAVILSGWATGSPPSLEDLELATAAANGTPVFIGSGADWENIPNLMQAADGVIASSSLKRHGRRDQPIDPIRVSRFVEATRRSCAAKVEPQSMPSVSVHS, from the coding sequence GTGGACTTGAACCAGATATTTAAAACTCCCAATCCAATTATTGGCGTTGTCCATTTGCTGCCTTTGCCGACCTCACCGTGCTGGGGCGGCAGCCTCAAGGCGGTGATCGATCGGGCTGAACAGGAAGCAACGGCCCTCGCTTCCGGTGGTGTCGATGGAATTATTGTCGAGAATTTTTTTGATGCCCCTTTCCCCAAAGATCAGGTTGATCCAGCAGTGGTCAGTGCCATGAGCCTGATTGTGACCCGCCTGATGAATATGGTGACGTTACCGATCGGCATCAATGTGCTGCGAAACGATGCCCGTAGTGCGTTAGCAATCGCCACCTGCACCCAGGCACAATTTATCCGGGTTAACGTCTTAACTGGGGTAATGGCAACCGACCAGGGGTTGATTGAAGGGCAGGCGCATGAGTTAATGCGCTATCGACGGGAACTGGGTAGTGATGTCAAAATCTTTGCGGATGTGCTGGTTAAACACGCCCGTCCCCTCAGTTCACCGAATTTGACCATTGCCGTGCAAGATACGATCGAACGGGGGCTGGCAGACGCAGTGATCCTGTCCGGCTGGGCAACGGGTAGCCCTCCCAGCCTGGAAGATTTGGAGCTTGCCACCGCTGCCGCCAACGGAACTCCCGTCTTCATTGGCAGTGGGGCAGATTGGGAGAATATTCCCAATCTGATGCAGGCAGCGGATGGGGTCATCGCTTCCAGTTCCCTGAAACGGCATGGTCGCCGTGATCAACCCATCGATCCGATCCGGGTCAGTCGCTTTGTCGAAGCCACTCGCCGGAGTTGTGCCGCCAAGGTTGAGCCTCAGTCGATGCCTTCAGTGTCCGTTCATTCTTGA
- a CDS encoding vitamin K epoxide reductase family protein → MSSLVNRRRSSPWIHRWSRHLIGAIAVLGAINTAYLTITRLTNTATTCPTSGCERVLESSYATVFGQPLALFGLLAYIGMAVFALGPLAVSPEQNRPLRTQLEKWTWLPLFIGATAMTIFSGYLMFIMFSQFVSKFGVGGICYFCVASAIFALSMFVLTLIGRDWDDIGQLLITGIVVAMVTIIATLAIFSQNAPSVAGGAADPKAPPPITTTSSSAEIELARHLKSVGAKMYGAYWCPHCHDQERLFGKEAFTSINYIECAPDGTKNQSALCLKIAPDSEKQTGQSFGFPTWEINGKYYPGIQTLENLAKISGYTGPRNFKNE, encoded by the coding sequence ATGTCTAGTCTTGTCAATCGCCGTCGTTCGTCGCCGTGGATTCATCGCTGGTCCCGTCATCTGATCGGGGCGATCGCAGTTTTGGGTGCCATCAACACGGCATATTTAACGATTACCCGCTTAACCAATACCGCAACCACCTGCCCCACGAGTGGTTGTGAGCGGGTGCTTGAAAGTTCCTATGCTACAGTTTTTGGTCAACCGTTGGCGCTGTTTGGGTTGCTTGCCTACATCGGTATGGCAGTTTTTGCCCTGGGCCCCCTTGCCGTTAGCCCCGAACAAAATAGACCCCTCCGCACCCAATTGGAAAAGTGGACCTGGCTGCCGTTGTTCATAGGGGCAACCGCGATGACCATCTTCAGCGGTTACCTGATGTTCATCATGTTTTCCCAATTCGTCTCCAAGTTTGGCGTCGGAGGGATTTGCTACTTTTGTGTTGCTTCAGCCATCTTCGCCCTCAGTATGTTTGTCCTGACGCTAATTGGGCGTGACTGGGACGATATTGGGCAATTATTGATTACAGGCATTGTTGTGGCAATGGTTACCATCATTGCCACACTGGCGATCTTTTCTCAGAATGCTCCCTCTGTCGCTGGAGGTGCCGCCGATCCAAAAGCTCCACCCCCCATTACGACAACCTCCTCCAGTGCCGAAATTGAGCTGGCACGTCACCTGAAAAGTGTCGGAGCCAAAATGTATGGAGCTTACTGGTGCCCCCACTGCCACGACCAGGAAAGACTTTTTGGCAAGGAAGCCTTTACTTCGATTAATTACATCGAATGCGCTCCTGATGGCACGAAGAATCAGTCCGCGCTTTGTCTAAAAATTGCGCCCGATTCTGAAAAGCAAACAGGACAATCCTTTGGCTTCCCAACCTGGGAAATTAACGGGAAATACTATCCGGGTATCCAAACCCTCGAAAACCTGGCAAAGATTTCGGGATACACAGGACCGCGTAATTTTAAGAATGAATAG
- the rnhA gene encoding ribonuclease HI yields MTELLEQAIAALSQLPQTEQDAIARRILAELADNKSTTAPPPAKTPPSPAKIERIYTDGACSGNPGPGGWGTVVYFSDGSVHEMGGFAAQTTNNRMEMQAAIAALQFLKEFGQTEPIELFTDSEYVKNGITQWIKGWKKKGWKTSTGKAVLNPDLWQELDALNSPQVQWRYVRGHAGNVGNERCDTIARAFSLGKTPTLHQRR; encoded by the coding sequence ATGACAGAATTGCTCGAACAGGCGATCGCTGCCCTCTCCCAACTTCCCCAGACTGAGCAGGATGCGATCGCCCGTCGGATTTTGGCGGAACTGGCAGACAACAAAAGCACAACCGCACCCCCCCCAGCCAAGACACCTCCCTCACCCGCTAAGATAGAGCGGATTTATACTGATGGAGCCTGTTCGGGTAACCCTGGTCCTGGTGGCTGGGGGACTGTTGTGTATTTTTCTGATGGATCAGTGCATGAAATGGGAGGGTTTGCCGCCCAGACGACCAATAATCGGATGGAGATGCAAGCCGCGATCGCAGCCCTCCAATTTTTGAAGGAATTTGGGCAAACCGAGCCGATTGAGCTGTTTACCGACAGTGAATACGTCAAAAACGGGATTACCCAGTGGATCAAAGGCTGGAAGAAAAAAGGCTGGAAAACCTCTACTGGGAAGGCTGTTCTAAATCCAGATTTGTGGCAAGAACTGGATGCGCTCAACTCTCCTCAGGTGCAGTGGCGCTATGTGCGAGGGCATGCGGGCAATGTCGGTAACGAACGGTGTGACACGATCGCCCGCGCTTTTTCCCTCGGAAAAACTCCTACCCTGCATCAAAGAAGGTAA
- the grxD gene encoding Grx4 family monothiol glutaredoxin encodes MTQDTQTRIDTLVKQNKIMVFMKGNKLMPQCGFSNNVVQILNALGVPFETFDVLEDPEIRQGIKEYSNWPTIPQVYVDGQFLGGSDIMIELYQKGELQQLVEVALAS; translated from the coding sequence ATGACTCAAGACACGCAAACCCGGATAGATACTCTGGTTAAGCAGAACAAAATCATGGTCTTTATGAAGGGCAACAAATTAATGCCCCAGTGCGGTTTCTCCAACAATGTGGTGCAAATTTTAAATGCCCTGGGAGTTCCTTTCGAGACTTTTGATGTGCTGGAAGATCCTGAAATTCGTCAGGGAATAAAGGAATATTCGAATTGGCCCACCATTCCCCAGGTTTATGTGGATGGGCAATTTCTGGGTGGTTCTGATATCATGATTGAGCTTTATCAGAAGGGCGAACTGCAACAATTGGTGGAAGTCGCCCTGGCTTCATAA
- a CDS encoding BolA family protein: MVSPQQVEAMIKAEMPDAQVQVQDLTGGGDHYQVTVISSLFEGKGLVQQHQMVYGAVRQAMSTEAIHALALKTYTPQAWLATGQAV, encoded by the coding sequence ATGGTTAGCCCACAGCAGGTTGAGGCTATGATTAAGGCTGAAATGCCCGATGCCCAGGTACAGGTACAAGATCTGACTGGAGGAGGCGATCACTACCAGGTCACGGTGATTTCCTCTTTGTTTGAAGGAAAGGGGTTGGTTCAGCAGCACCAGATGGTTTATGGAGCAGTGCGGCAGGCGATGTCTACCGAAGCAATTCATGCGCTAGCGCTCAAAACTTATACACCCCAAGCATGGCTAGCAACAGGGCAGGCTGTTTGA
- a CDS encoding ABC transporter ATP-binding protein: MSKLQLKNLNKTFSPKVVPVKDISLTVDDGDFLSLLGPSGCGKSTILRMIAGLEEPTRGQVLIGDRDVTYTRPGDRNVAMVFQSYALYPHLTVYENLCAGLKLKKTPVGEIQQRVTEVSEVLGLNELMQRKPGKLSGGQRQRVAVGRALVRRPDVFLLDEPLSNLDALLREHVRADLKQIFAAQGVPVVYVTHDQTEAMTLSTQVAVLNDGYLQQLDAPEQIYNRPANQFVAGFVGSPQMNLLTLPCQGHHALLGDFKIPLPDRIPTVPAQITLGIRPEHLHIAEPEDSIVVKGAIFLVENLGMHNLISFRVANSQGDPIVLRALLPPDVWMGRELAIAIPPELTHWFDVQSGDALGGVGSGV; the protein is encoded by the coding sequence ATGTCAAAACTCCAACTCAAAAACCTGAATAAAACCTTCAGCCCCAAAGTAGTTCCAGTCAAGGATATTAGCCTGACGGTTGACGATGGAGATTTTCTGAGTCTGCTGGGACCTTCCGGTTGTGGTAAATCGACCATTTTACGGATGATTGCTGGCCTGGAAGAACCAACACGGGGACAGGTGTTGATTGGAGATCGGGATGTAACCTATACCCGACCGGGCGATCGCAACGTGGCAATGGTATTTCAGAGTTATGCCCTTTACCCCCATCTGACGGTGTATGAAAATCTCTGTGCCGGGTTGAAGCTGAAAAAAACGCCAGTTGGGGAGATTCAGCAACGGGTGACGGAAGTTTCGGAAGTTTTAGGCTTGAATGAATTGATGCAGCGCAAACCGGGAAAGTTGTCGGGGGGACAGCGGCAGCGGGTAGCAGTTGGGCGTGCCCTGGTGCGTCGTCCCGATGTATTTCTATTGGACGAACCATTAAGCAACCTGGATGCCTTACTCCGAGAACACGTGCGGGCTGATCTGAAGCAGATCTTTGCTGCCCAGGGGGTTCCTGTTGTTTACGTCACCCATGACCAGACCGAGGCAATGACGCTTTCTACCCAGGTGGCAGTCCTAAACGATGGCTATCTACAACAACTGGATGCTCCAGAACAAATTTACAACCGTCCGGCAAATCAATTTGTTGCCGGATTTGTGGGCAGTCCCCAAATGAACCTGCTGACCCTACCTTGCCAGGGGCATCATGCGCTCCTGGGAGATTTCAAAATTCCACTTCCCGATCGCATTCCCACCGTTCCTGCCCAAATCACGCTGGGGATTCGTCCAGAACATTTACATATTGCTGAACCAGAAGACTCGATCGTGGTCAAAGGAGCGATCTTTCTGGTTGAAAATTTGGGCATGCATAATCTGATTAGCTTCCGGGTTGCCAATTCTCAAGGAGACCCGATCGTCCTGCGGGCACTTCTCCCACCGGATGTGTGGATGGGCAGAGAACTGGCGATCGCAATTCCCCCAGAACTGACTCACTGGTTTGATGTTCAATCGGGAGATGCGTTGGGGGGAGTGGGGAGTGGGGTGTAG
- a CDS encoding four helix bundle protein gives MEKPHRKLEVWQKSIDFATVIYEVTSRFPTHEQFGLVSQLRRAAVSIPSNLSEGAARGSAEFIQFMRIAIGSVSEIDTQLEISYRIGYLSESTYTDLDQQLATIDRMLVGLRKSLVQKQKNTP, from the coding sequence ATGGAAAAGCCGCATCGGAAATTGGAGGTTTGGCAAAAAAGTATTGATTTTGCGACCGTAATCTATGAAGTTACGAGTAGATTTCCTACCCATGAGCAGTTTGGTTTAGTCTCTCAGCTGCGTCGTGCGGCTGTCTCTATTCCTAGTAATTTATCTGAAGGTGCAGCTAGAGGAAGTGCAGAATTTATTCAATTTATGCGAATTGCAATTGGTTCCGTTAGTGAAATAGATACGCAATTAGAAATCTCCTACCGAATTGGCTATCTCTCTGAAAGTACTTACACAGACTTAGACCAACAATTAGCAACAATTGACCGCATGCTAGTGGGACTCCGTAAGTCCTTAGTTCAAAAACAGAAAAATACCCCTTAA
- a CDS encoding carbohydrate ABC transporter permease, producing MSTALDTPTPSAKSSRFTLGRLLFWLAVVAIVLFCLAPILWQVLTSFKTNEDIAKIPTVYFPTQFTLKHYIELFTRGPFQRYIFNSALVSIISTIACLAVGSPAAYALARLRPLGGRVIQAGILLITLFPGILLLQGLLEIVQRFHLGNQYLALIIPYTAINLPLTILVMRSFYEQLPKDLEDAARVDGYNTWQMLTQIVMPLTLPALVTTGILTFIFAWNEFIFALTFITDASMLTIPVATARIGATSVFEIPYGPIAAATVVGTIPLVLLVLFFQRQIVQGLTAGAVKG from the coding sequence ATGTCCACCGCCCTCGACACCCCAACTCCCTCCGCCAAGTCGTCCCGATTTACCCTCGGCAGACTTCTATTCTGGCTAGCGGTTGTGGCGATCGTCCTTTTTTGTCTTGCGCCGATTCTGTGGCAGGTTTTAACTTCCTTTAAGACCAACGAGGATATTGCCAAAATTCCGACGGTCTATTTCCCCACCCAATTTACGCTGAAGCACTACATTGAGTTATTTACCCGTGGTCCGTTTCAGCGGTATATCTTCAACAGTGCCCTGGTGTCGATCATTTCAACCATTGCCTGTCTTGCGGTGGGTTCTCCGGCTGCCTATGCTCTGGCAAGGCTACGTCCCCTGGGAGGCAGGGTAATTCAGGCTGGCATTTTATTGATCACCTTGTTTCCCGGCATCCTGTTGCTGCAAGGGTTGCTTGAAATCGTGCAACGGTTTCATTTAGGGAATCAATATCTGGCATTGATTATTCCCTATACGGCAATTAATCTGCCGCTGACAATTCTGGTGATGCGGAGTTTTTATGAGCAATTGCCTAAGGATCTGGAAGATGCCGCCCGGGTCGATGGCTATAACACCTGGCAAATGCTGACCCAAATTGTAATGCCGCTGACCCTGCCTGCCCTGGTAACGACTGGCATCCTCACCTTTATCTTTGCCTGGAATGAATTTATCTTTGCCCTCACGTTTATTACGGATGCCAGCATGTTAACGATTCCGGTTGCCACCGCCCGGATCGGAGCCACTTCCGTATTTGAAATTCCCTACGGTCCGATCGCCGCCGCTACCGTTGTCGGAACCATTCCCCTGGTTCTGCTCGTTCTTTTCTTCCAGCGTCAGATCGTTCAGGGATTGACAGCAGGAGCCGTCAAAGGGTGA
- a CDS encoding carbohydrate ABC transporter permease, translating into MQTTQVDRLRSREQRTGLYLLLPAVALLLLVFAYPIGRSFWLSLFDQNLATGLKPVFSGLYNYTRIVGDGRFWQTFWTTARFTVISVVLELILGMAIALVLNRSFWGRDTVRTIAILPWALPTALIALGWTWIFNGDYGIVNDILIRLGLIQDGINWLGEPFTAFVTLVVADVWKTTPFISILLLAGLQSIPSDLYEAYALEGATPWQSFYRITLPMLMPQIIVAALFRFAQAFGIFDLVQVMTGGGPGGATEVVSLYIYATAMRYLDFGYSAAMVVVTFLLLIVAVVICLLLITRSRSRTQ; encoded by the coding sequence ATGCAAACAACCCAAGTCGATAGGCTGCGATCGCGAGAGCAACGAACCGGGCTTTACCTGTTGTTGCCCGCGGTGGCGTTGCTGTTGCTGGTGTTTGCTTACCCAATCGGGCGATCGTTCTGGCTCAGTTTGTTTGACCAAAATCTGGCAACCGGACTCAAACCCGTTTTCTCAGGACTCTATAACTACACCCGGATTGTGGGGGATGGGCGATTTTGGCAAACGTTTTGGACAACGGCTCGCTTCACAGTCATTTCTGTTGTGCTGGAGCTGATTCTGGGAATGGCGATTGCCCTGGTGCTGAACCGTTCCTTTTGGGGGCGGGATACGGTCCGCACGATCGCCATCCTCCCGTGGGCGCTCCCTACCGCTTTGATCGCCCTGGGTTGGACGTGGATTTTCAATGGCGACTATGGCATTGTCAATGACATCCTGATCCGCCTAGGGCTAATTCAGGATGGTATCAACTGGCTGGGTGAACCTTTTACCGCCTTCGTCACGCTGGTCGTTGCGGATGTCTGGAAAACCACTCCCTTTATCAGCATCCTGCTGCTGGCGGGCTTACAGTCCATTCCCAGTGACCTTTACGAAGCGTATGCCCTGGAAGGTGCAACCCCCTGGCAGAGTTTCTACCGGATCACCCTGCCAATGTTAATGCCCCAAATCATCGTTGCAGCCCTGTTCCGTTTTGCTCAAGCCTTCGGCATCTTTGACCTGGTTCAGGTGATGACCGGCGGTGGACCGGGTGGTGCGACTGAAGTCGTCTCCCTTTATATCTATGCCACTGCCATGCGCTACCTGGACTTTGGCTACAGTGCGGCAATGGTGGTCGTCACTTTTCTGCTGCTAATTGTTGCGGTGGTCATTTGTCTGTTGCTGATTACCCGATCGCGCTCCAGAACGCAGTAA
- a CDS encoding ABC transporter substrate-binding protein, translated as MPLLQLLNRFLVKHWRQSQLWRRLSLLVIFVFGVVLAIGPVFSQQTVTLKLLMTAPDAPPWNNVMVKQFEEKYPRIKLQIVEGPNATNLVEDLYTSAFLLGDSPYDLINMDVIWTPKFAAAGWLMDLTDEFSQAELAVFSSPDVEGGRYQDRLYRLPVRSDAGMLYYRKDLLEKAGYQPPQTFEELVKISRDIQQKGLARWGYLWQGRQYEGAAAMFVEVLQGFGGFWVNPETLEVGLDKPEAIQAIQFLLGTVSQGVSPPGVTTYMEEDTRRIFQSGEAVFLRSWPYVWPLANADNSPIKGKVGIMPLIPSQGHQGGSCLGGWGLGISKTTQHPKEALQAIRFVTSQAAQKNFILEAGYVPSRKELFADPQVLAKYRYYPELLKVVQKAVLRPSIAQYAQASDILQRYLSAALTNQQTPEAAMESCRE; from the coding sequence GTGCCACTCCTTCAATTGCTCAATCGCTTTTTGGTCAAACATTGGCGTCAATCTCAATTGTGGCGACGCCTGAGTTTATTAGTGATTTTTGTTTTTGGAGTGGTGCTGGCGATCGGACCTGTTTTCTCTCAGCAAACTGTCACCCTCAAACTGTTGATGACGGCTCCAGATGCTCCACCCTGGAACAATGTCATGGTCAAGCAATTTGAGGAGAAATATCCCAGAATTAAGCTGCAAATTGTGGAGGGACCAAATGCGACAAACCTCGTCGAGGATTTGTATACCTCCGCCTTTCTACTGGGAGATTCTCCCTATGACCTGATCAATATGGATGTCATTTGGACACCCAAGTTTGCCGCCGCCGGTTGGCTGATGGATCTGACCGATGAGTTTTCGCAGGCAGAGCTGGCGGTTTTTTCATCCCCAGATGTGGAAGGTGGAAGATATCAGGATCGGCTCTATCGCTTGCCTGTACGGTCTGATGCTGGCATGCTCTACTACCGCAAAGATCTGTTAGAGAAAGCCGGTTATCAACCTCCCCAAACCTTCGAAGAACTGGTGAAGATTTCCAGGGACATTCAGCAGAAGGGCCTGGCACGGTGGGGGTATCTCTGGCAAGGACGGCAGTATGAGGGAGCCGCAGCTATGTTTGTGGAAGTGCTGCAAGGCTTTGGGGGCTTCTGGGTTAATCCAGAAACCCTGGAGGTTGGGTTAGACAAGCCGGAAGCAATCCAGGCGATTCAATTTCTCCTGGGTACAGTTAGCCAGGGCGTCTCTCCACCTGGGGTTACTACATATATGGAGGAAGATACTCGGCGTATTTTCCAGAGTGGTGAGGCTGTTTTTCTGCGGAGTTGGCCCTATGTCTGGCCTTTGGCAAACGCGGATAATTCTCCGATTAAAGGCAAAGTTGGAATTATGCCACTTATTCCATCCCAGGGGCATCAGGGTGGTTCGTGCCTGGGAGGGTGGGGGTTGGGCATTTCTAAAACCACCCAACATCCGAAGGAAGCTCTCCAGGCAATCCGATTTGTCACCAGTCAGGCTGCCCAAAAGAACTTCATTCTGGAAGCGGGCTATGTACCCAGTCGCAAAGAGCTATTTGCTGATCCGCAGGTGCTTGCTAAATATCGTTACTACCCAGAGTTGTTGAAGGTCGTCCAAAAGGCAGTTTTGCGTCCCTCGATCGCCCAATATGCCCAGGCTTCCGATATTCTGCAACGCTACCTCAGCGCTGCCCTGACCAACCAACAAACCCCCGAAGCCGCAATGGAAAGCTGCCGCGAATGA
- the trxA gene encoding thioredoxin — protein sequence MSAAAQVTDSSFKQEVLESDVPVLVDFWAPWCGPCRMVAPIVDEIAAQYEGQVKVVKVNTDENPSVASQYGIRSIPTLMIFKGGQRVDMVVGAVPKTTLSNTLEKYL from the coding sequence ATGTCAGCAGCCGCGCAAGTAACAGATTCTTCCTTTAAGCAAGAAGTTCTTGAAAGTGATGTTCCAGTTTTAGTAGATTTTTGGGCTCCCTGGTGCGGTCCCTGTCGTATGGTCGCGCCGATCGTGGACGAAATTGCGGCACAGTATGAAGGGCAAGTCAAAGTTGTCAAGGTAAATACGGACGAAAACCCCAGTGTCGCTAGTCAGTATGGTATTCGTAGCATTCCCACACTGATGATTTTCAAAGGTGGGCAACGGGTTGATATGGTCGTTGGGGCTGTTCCCAAAACGACGTTATCCAACACCTTAGAGAAGTATCTTTAG